The Aerococcus loyolae genome contains the following window.
TATTTTATCGGCAGATATTTTTTGACTTTGTGAACTTTCCCTTAGAAAGGGGCGGGATTATTCACAAAGTTTTAAAAATAATGAAAATTAGCCAAAAAGATTTATGTGATTTTTCACAAAGTTCTTTCCATTTTATGATTTAGGTGATAAAATGTATTTGATATCTTGTGAAAAGGAGTGGAAACATGAAGGAAATTCCACGTGCAACGGCTAGGCGGTTACCGCTTTATTACCGTTACTTGCATAATTTTAAGAATATGGGTAAGACACGGATTTCTTCCAGTGAACTCAGTGAGGCGATCAAAGTGGACAGCGCCACTATTCGCCGGGATTTCTCACATTTTGGTGCCCTAGGGAAGCGTGGTTATGGCTATGATGTTGAAGCTCTCTTAGACTTCTTTAGTCGCCAACTCTACCAAGACCGCCTCACCACGGTTGCTTTAATCGGAGTCGGTAATTTAGGGAACGCCTTATTAAATTATAACTTTAAACGGACCAATAATATCCGGATTGGGGCGGCCTTTGATATTAATCCTGAGATTGTAGGAACCGTCCATAGTGGGGTACCGGTTTACCCCATGAGTGAATTAAAGGAACGGATTCAAGAAATGGAAATTCTGATTGCCATTATGACCGTTCCGGAAAAGGTTGCCCAAGATACTGTGAGTGAATTAGGAGAAGCCGGTATTCAAGGCATCTTGAACTTTACTCCGGTGGTTTTAGATGTCCCTGAAGATATTCATGTTCAAAACGTGGATTTAGCCAATGAGCTGCAAACATTGATTTACTATATTGGTAACCGAAATGGCAACAATAAAAAGAAAAATTAGTAGAACTAGCAGAAGTTAGCAGGAGCCTGACAGAATGATCAGGCCTAACTTATGTTAGTCGCTTAGTAAAGCCCTCTTAATGGAGGGCTTTTTTTATGTCATTAATTTTTATAGAAGATCTTGTTTTTTTATATGAATGCTAATGATATGCATTCGTTCTGCTTTTAAATTTTGGTCGTTAAAGTATAAAGGGTCAAAAACGGCTAAGGCCGTTTTGTACTTTATTCGTAAGTCGCGGAGGCTCCAACGGCTAAAGCAGCACCGGCTCGAGCCAAGGTCTCTCGCCTAGCGAGCTTCAAAGTGAGAATGCGACAAAAGTCGTTAAGCTCTGAATCACTGGAGCAAAGGATGGAAGAGCCTTGTTAGAGGCTCGGCCAGCCTTTGTGAAGTGGAGTCAGAGCTGACTTTTGGAGCAGGTTTTGGCTAGTATGGCTAACGCCTACTAGCCATAATTCACATCGAGTCGGGTTCGTTCTAGCAGCTTTCGTGTCACTTCACAAGTTCCCACTGCAGTCTTGCAGACTGCTTTGGCGACTTGCTCCAGTGAACGAAAGCTAAGTGCTAGCCCTCACACCCTGATGCTTGCTTATTCATGGCTAACGACCCAATTCAAGCGCCACTACTGCTCAGAGCTATTTATCAAATAAAAAGATATTAAGACAATACTTATCATTAGTAAAAAATTAAAGAGTCAACATTTTAATCTTGTCCAGCCTTCGTTATTTGCAAGTAAAAATGATTTATAAATAATATTTTATACTTTTAAAGTGATAAAAAGAAAAAAGGTCAAAAAAAGTCAACGAATTACTTGATTTATATCTGGAAATGTTTTACTATAAATATTGTAAGTTAGCAGTCGGAGATGATGAGTGCTAACAAATCATTAAAAGTGTTATTAATTAGTATGTGAAATTTGGAGGGATATTTTAAATGTTAAAGCCGTTAAATGAACGTGTGATTATTCAAGTCCAAGAAGAGGAAGAAAAAACTGCTTCTGGCATCGTTTTACCATCTGCTGCTAAAGAAAAACCTCAAGTAGGTCAAGTGGTAGCCGTTGCTGATGCTACTGATGACTACACCCCTCAAGTTAAAGTGGGCGACCAAGTGATTTTTGAAAAATATGCAGTAAGCGAAATCCGCTATGAAGGGGAAGATTACCTCATTATTAAAGAAAAAGATCTAACTGCTGTAGTTGAATAATCATTGATTGAACTTCGACAATCAACATAAAAAATAATTGAATTCTCGATCATGCTTAGATTTAGAATAGGAGATAGATAGAATGGCCAAAGATATTAAATATTCAAGTGATGCAAGACAATCTTTAGTAGAAGGTATTGATAAATTAGCCAATACCGTGAAAGTGACCTTAGGGCCTAAGGGACGTAATGTTGTCCTAGAACGTAGCTATGGTTCTCCATTAATCACCAATGACGGGGTGACTATTGCTAAAGACGTTGAATTAGAAGATCACTTTGAAAATATGGGAGCTAAATTAGTTTCTGAAGTGGCTTCTAAGACCAATGATGTTGCTGGTGACGGGACAACTACCGCTACCATCTTAACTCAAGCCCTCGTCCATGAAGGTTTCAAAAACGTGACAGCAGGGGCAAATCCTGTGGGCATTCGTCGTGGAATGGATCAAGCTATCCGTAAGGCAGTAGAAGCTTTGAAAGAGATTTCTGTTCCAGTGAATGCTAAAGAATCCATTGCCAACGTTGCGGCAATTTCTTCTGGCGACCAAGAAGTCGGTCAATTAATTGCTGACGCTATGGAAAAAGTAGGCCAAGATGGTGTCATTACCATTGAAGAATCACAATCCATGGACACTGCCTTAGACGTTGTTGAAGGGATGCAATTTGACCGTGGTTACCTCTCCCAATACTTTGTAACCGACAATGATAAGATGGAAGCTGTTCTCGATGATCCTTACATCCTCCTCACTGATAAGAAGATTTCTAATATCCAAGATATCCTTCCATTATTAGAACAAATCGTACAACAAGGTAAATCCTTATTATTAGTGGCCGACGATGTTGAAGGTGAAGCACTTCCTACTTTAGTCTTGAACAAGATTCGTGGGACATTCAATGTCGTTGCTGTGAAGGCTCCTGGCTTTGGTGACCGTCGTAAAGAACAATTAGAAGACTTAGCTGTTCTTACCGGTGGGACAGTCATTACTGAAGACTTAGGTCTTGAATTGAAAGACACCAGCATTGATCAATTAGGTCAAGCTGCCCGTGTAACCATTACTAAAGACGATACCACCATTGTTGAAGGTAAGGGTAACAAGGAACAATTGGAACAACGTGTGGCTCATATCAGAAAACAAATTGAAGAAACTACTTCTGACTATGACCGTGAAAAATTACAAGAACGTCTTGCTAAATTAGCTGGCGGGGTTGCCGTTGTTCGTGTAGGTGCAGCCACAGAATCTGAACAAAAAGAACGTAAATTACGTATCGAAGATGCTTTAAACGCAACTCGTGCTGCGGTTGAAGAAGGTATCGTAGCTGGTGGTGGTACTGCATTCATGAATATCCAAGACAAGGTGAAAGAAGTTGTTGACTCCTTAGAAGGTGACGAACAAACTGGTGCAGACATCGTGGTTCGTGCCCTTGAAACCCCACTACGTCAAATCGCTGAAAATGCTGGTCTAGAAGGATCTGTTATTGTAGAACACATTCACGATAAAGACCAAGGTGTTGGTTACAACGCTGCTAGCGGTGAATGGGTAGACATGATTTCTGATGGTGTGGTTGACCCAACCAAGGTTTCACGTTCTGCTTTACAAAATGCAGGTTCAGTAGCTGGTTTGATTTTAACTACTGAAGCAGTTGTTGCTGACCATCCAGAAGAAAATGCAGGCAATGATGCAGCTGCAGGAGCAGGCGCACCAGGCATGTATTAATCCAAAAACTGAATAGGATAAAGATTGAAAAGCGGCTGGGACAAAGGTTCCTAGCCGTTTTTAATATCAACTATCTAAACAAAATGTGCTCCAGTCACAGGACGAACGTCCGATTCAGAAAATTCCAACGCACAGCTTTGACGCGCTTGTCACACTCTATTTTATTAAAAAAGTAAGCTCAGATTAAGGAGATTTTCCTCAGTCAGAGCTTACTTTTTCTCTTTATTGTTTTTACCAAATATTATCTAAGATTAAGGTTTGGGTCCGGTCAGGTCCCACTGACACTGTGGCAATGGGGGCCCCTACGATTTCACTGATGCGACGGACATAAGCTTTAGCGTTTTCGGGAAGTTGATCAAAGTCTTGACAGCTAGTTATGTCTTCTTCCCAGCCAGGTAAACTTTCATAGATAGGTTGACATTGAGCCAGGTAGCGCAAGTTAGCGGGGTAGGACTTGGATACTTGGC
Protein-coding sequences here:
- a CDS encoding redox-sensing transcriptional repressor Rex, which gives rise to MKEIPRATARRLPLYYRYLHNFKNMGKTRISSSELSEAIKVDSATIRRDFSHFGALGKRGYGYDVEALLDFFSRQLYQDRLTTVALIGVGNLGNALLNYNFKRTNNIRIGAAFDINPEIVGTVHSGVPVYPMSELKERIQEMEILIAIMTVPEKVAQDTVSELGEAGIQGILNFTPVVLDVPEDIHVQNVDLANELQTLIYYIGNRNGNNKKKN
- a CDS encoding co-chaperone GroES, translating into MLKPLNERVIIQVQEEEEKTASGIVLPSAAKEKPQVGQVVAVADATDDYTPQVKVGDQVIFEKYAVSEIRYEGEDYLIIKEKDLTAVVE
- the groL gene encoding chaperonin GroEL (60 kDa chaperone family; promotes refolding of misfolded polypeptides especially under stressful conditions; forms two stacked rings of heptamers to form a barrel-shaped 14mer; ends can be capped by GroES; misfolded proteins enter the barrel where they are refolded when GroES binds), with the translated sequence MAKDIKYSSDARQSLVEGIDKLANTVKVTLGPKGRNVVLERSYGSPLITNDGVTIAKDVELEDHFENMGAKLVSEVASKTNDVAGDGTTTATILTQALVHEGFKNVTAGANPVGIRRGMDQAIRKAVEALKEISVPVNAKESIANVAAISSGDQEVGQLIADAMEKVGQDGVITIEESQSMDTALDVVEGMQFDRGYLSQYFVTDNDKMEAVLDDPYILLTDKKISNIQDILPLLEQIVQQGKSLLLVADDVEGEALPTLVLNKIRGTFNVVAVKAPGFGDRRKEQLEDLAVLTGGTVITEDLGLELKDTSIDQLGQAARVTITKDDTTIVEGKGNKEQLEQRVAHIRKQIEETTSDYDREKLQERLAKLAGGVAVVRVGAATESEQKERKLRIEDALNATRAAVEEGIVAGGGTAFMNIQDKVKEVVDSLEGDEQTGADIVVRALETPLRQIAENAGLEGSVIVEHIHDKDQGVGYNAASGEWVDMISDGVVDPTKVSRSALQNAGSVAGLILTTEAVVADHPEENAGNDAAAGAGAPGMY